The stretch of DNA CATCGAGGCCTTCGACGTCTCCAACATCCAGGGCGCCGACGCGGTCGCCTCCATGGTGGTCATGGAAGACGGCGAACCCAAGAAGGCCGACTACCGGCGGTTCAGGATCCGCCTGACGGGCGGCCCCAACGACTTCGCCATGATGAAGGAGGCGGTGCGCCGCCGCTTCGCCCGGGGGCTCAAGGAGCGAGAGGAACTGGAGGCGCTTCGCAAGCGCCTCGACGCCCGCCCGGATGGCGCCGCCGAACTCGAAGCTCGCCTGAAGAAGGCCGAGGCGGAGGCGCGCTTTGCGCACCTGCCCGATCTCCTGCTCATCGACGGCGGCAAGGGCCAGCTCAACGCCGCCCGCGAGGCGCTGCGGGAACTGGGCCTCGACGAGGAGATCCCGGCCATCGGGCTTGCCAAGCGCCTGGAGCAGATCTTCGTGGAAGACGAGCCCGACCCCATCGAGCTTTCCCGCGATTCGTACGCGCTGCACCTGCTGCAGCAGGTGCGGGACGAAGCGCACCGCTTCGCCGTGGGCTACCACCGGCAGCTGCGGGAGAAGCGCGCCGTGCACTCGGCCCTCGACGACATCCCGGGCGTGGGCCCCAAGCGCAAGAAGCAGCTCATCGAACACTTCGGGTCGCTCAAGCGCGTGCGGGAGGCCACGCTCGAGGAACTCCTGGCGGTGCCCGGCCTGCCGCGCTCGGTGGCCGAACGCATCCACCAGGGCGTGCACGCGGCCGGTGAAACCGCCTGATCCCGAGACAACCCCACCGACCGCCGGTGAGGCCCGGTATCCCTGCCCGAGAGTGGGTGTCCGGGACCGACTGACCGTCAGTCGGTCCGGAGGGATGGTCGCGCTGGCGCAAGGTTACGGCCGTGACAGTGGGGGAAGCTGATTCACGGAGCCAGGATGTCCGCAAGGCCACAGCAAAACCTCGACGGCATTCGCCGCAAGACCCTCGTCACTCCCAATCCAAAGACCGCCTGCGATCAAAAACGTTAAGGGGATATATTGACATCCTTAATATACACCCTTAACTTTATAGGTGGCAGACGGGATGCCGCCGGCGGCGCCCGACCCGGAAGAGGGGTGGGCGCCAGTGGAACTCATGTCCCCCGCCGCAGGCCGCCGCGCCGAGGCGGGTTCCGGGGCTGGTTTTTTGAGGTGGTGCTGGCCGGATGGCCGAACAAGTGCCCGTGCTGGGCAACTGCCCGGTCTGCCGTTCTCGGCTCGAGGTGGCACGCCTGCGCTGCCCCCGGTGCGGAACGGCACTGGAGGGCCGCTTCGAGCTCTGCTCCTTCTGTGCGCTAACGTCGGAGCAGCGGCAGTTCGCCGAGCTTTTCATCGTCGCCCGGGGCAACCTTCGCGAGATGGAGCGCATGCTGGGCCTGTCGTACCCGGCCATCCGGGCGCGCCTCGAGTCAATCATCGAGGCGCTGGGGCACCGCCTTGACCGGGGGGTACCCGACATGGCCGAACGGGAGGCCACCGCAGGTGCAACGGCCTCCACCGCTCCCGGCTCCCGCCCGGTACCGGGCGGCCCCGTACCGGCTGCGGAGCGCAGGGCGATACTGGAGGCGCTGGAGCGGGGCGAGATCAGCCCCGAGCAGGCCGTTGAGCGGCTGCGGGGCCACGGCTCAGCCCGGAGAGAATAGCCCTGGCGGTTTCAGGGAGGAGGCTTCGAGCCAAATGGATGAGAACGTTGCGACGCCGGCTGGCGGTAGCGGCGACGCTGCCGAGGAACGCCGCCTGATCCTGCGGATGCTCGAGGCCGGCAGGATCACCCCCGAGCAGGCCGTCGAACTCCTCAAGGCGCTGCAGGCCCCCACGGCCGAGGTGCCCGAGGCTGCGGCGGGGGCCCGAGCGGAATCCC from Bacillota bacterium encodes:
- a CDS encoding DUF2089 domain-containing protein, whose protein sequence is MAEQVPVLGNCPVCRSRLEVARLRCPRCGTALEGRFELCSFCALTSEQRQFAELFIVARGNLREMERMLGLSYPAIRARLESIIEALGHRLDRGVPDMAEREATAGATASTAPGSRPVPGGPVPAAERRAILEALERGEISPEQAVERLRGHGSARRE